A segment of the Microbacterium luteolum genome:
CCTCATCAACGAGAACCTCGCCGTGACGTTCTACCCCGGTATCTACCGGCTGCAGGAGAAGATGACGGCCGAGGCCGCCCTCGCTGCTCTCAAGGATGAGAAGAACAAGCTCGAGAACACGGTGTCGATCACGGAAGGCGGGACGATCGCCTCCTCGCTGGAGAACATCGCCGACACGCTCGGCATCCCGCTCGCGGACTTCGAGGCCGCCGTCGCCGATCCCGCGGCCTACGGCGTGACGGCGCCGAGCCTCGAGGGATGGCTGTTCCCCGCGGTCTACACCTTCGACCCGGAGGCGACAGCGACGCAGGTCATCCAGCGGATGGTCGACCGCACGCGCGAGTCCCTCGCGACGGCAGGGGTGGCGGACGAGGATGCGGAACGGATTCTGACCATCGCCTCGATCATCGAGCGCGAGGGCCGGCTGGACGACTTCGCCAAGGTGTCGCGCGTGATCCAGAACCGCCTCGACATCGACATGCTCCTGCAGATGGACTCGACGGCGCAGTATGGCTACGGCTCGCTGCACGAGGGGGTCGTGTCGAGCTCGGCCGAAGCGCTCGAAGACGACAACCCGTGGAACACCTACGTGCACACCGGCCTTCCGGTCACTCCGATCGCGAGCCCCAGCGACGCGGCGATCGAAGCGGCGATGAACCCGGCAGACGGTCCGTGGCTGTACTTCGTCACGATCAACCTGGAGACGGGCGAGACGCAGTTCTCCGAGACCCTCGCCGAGCACGAGCAGGGTGTCGAGAAGTGGCGCGACTGGTGCGAGGCCAATCCCGACGGCGGCTGCTGAGCCGGTGAGCGCCTTCCAGCTCGCCGTCTGGGGAGACCCGATCGCGCACTCGAAGTCGCCGGCCCTGCACGCCGCCGCCTACCGCGTTCTCGGCCTCGACTGGGAGTACGGCCGACGGCAGGTCGATGCGGCGTCGTTCCGCGACGCGCTCGAGGGGCTCGGCGCCGACTGGCGCGGTCTGTCGCTCACCATGCCGTTGAAGGAGGAGGCGTTCCGCG
Coding sequences within it:
- the mltG gene encoding endolytic transglycosylase MltG, which codes for MSERESASPQHDPGARLGDLFENLPAPTRQIPTVDNSAPTPGSRRAAREAAGRPSGPHDAHGTDPLSEDAPDTEPARREPSGAEALFASAASSQPDSSASSTTASPRQTDPAPPLGGGLDDLFTPPEEHAAAKGPKKKRRTGCLIALAIVLAIVGGLAAGGIWAWNTYGDKISEALGWGGAADWEPGIATGEVMVTIREGDTGGPVSTALYDAGVTRTEDVFYDYLINENLAVTFYPGIYRLQEKMTAEAALAALKDEKNKLENTVSITEGGTIASSLENIADTLGIPLADFEAAVADPAAYGVTAPSLEGWLFPAVYTFDPEATATQVIQRMVDRTRESLATAGVADEDAERILTIASIIEREGRLDDFAKVSRVIQNRLDIDMLLQMDSTAQYGYGSLHEGVVSSSAEALEDDNPWNTYVHTGLPVTPIASPSDAAIEAAMNPADGPWLYFVTINLETGETQFSETLAEHEQGVEKWRDWCEANPDGGC